The stretch of DNA TCATTAaataaagatataaaataaacatgtcttcaaatttagaatgaaatgaaaattagAAGCTGCAACAAATTGTCAAACGGGacacaagctataatatcaCCACAGGTTAATTGTCAGTGATATAATATTcattggtagagatatttctttgTTGCTCAATTCTTACTTTTTAAgatatctttgacaagttggggTAAGTTAGCGAATTTaatgcatccaaaagggttaatgtcgctctaccctaaggagagtgcaaaatataagcgCTCTTAGCTTTCCCTGTAGTAGGGTTAACTTTATCTTCCCACAATTCTGACAAGCCGTTTGAAAATACAACAccagcttctatttgaacgccaccacCAATCGACCACCACTAAAAAGgaaagattgaaaaatagagcgccatggcattcaattagaggcaTTACtgtatatcaactagttcagaaTGGATAGATAGACTTGAGTgtcacaaaaatttattttacaccAAAATACATCTAaaggttgttattgttatttgtcCTTATCATGGATGTGGTTGTTGTAACATGCGGTAGGATGCACACATACATAGCAACATATTTAAATGTAGTAATCCACAAAATCATTTCATCCTTATTGTTTACATCTGATGGTTCATATTAGTATTTGTATTATACAAGTATATTAGGCATACTTGCGATGAACactcttaaaaatatattatctgCAGGGTTTAAATGACATTTTTATGGTAAAACAGTTCTGGAATGTGAACCATTTTGCTAAGCTTGTTGGCCAGAAACTATCAATTTATTGTATAGGTCAAGATTGTGGACAGaaatcttttcaaagaggtAAAAATGATATATCTGGAAGATTGTTATGTACTACCGCTGTAAAGACAAAAACAAAAGGTCTCACTGCAAGGACACCTCTTCACTGTGAGATATGCAGTGCTAGCTTTGCTCGCCGCAGTCAACTGTCAACTCACATGAGAACACACACCGGAGAGAAGCCATTCCAATGTAAAATATGCAGTAGTCAGTTTGCTCATCGTCATAATCTAACAGGTCACATGAGGattcatactggagaaaaaccattccAGTGCCATATGTGTAGTAGAAGATTTTCTGAGAACGTCCATTTAAAAAGACACATGAGGGCTcacactggagaaaaaccattccAGTGCAAGATATGCAGCAGTAGCTTTGTTCATACTGCAAATCTAACAAGACAtatgaggactcatactggagaaaaaccatttCAATGTAAGATATGCAGTAGTCGATTTGCTCATCGTCATCACCTAATTAGTCAtatgaggactcatactggagaaaaaaCATTCCAGTGCAAGATATGCGGCAGTAGCTTTGTTCATAATTCAAATCTAACAAGACACATgaagactcatactggagaaaaaccattccAGTGCAAGATATGCACTAGTCAATTTGCTCGTCACCATCATCTAACAGCACACATGAAGACTCATACTGGAAAGAAACCATTTCAGTGTAAGATAtgcagtagtcggtttgctcTTCGCCATAATCTAACACGTCATGTGAAgactcacactggagagaaaccatttcagtgtaagatatgcagtagtcggtttgctcTTCGCCATCATCTAATAAGTCATATGAGGACTCACACTAGAGGGAAACCAATTCAATGTTAGATGTGCAGTAGTAGCTATACTCAATGTaatcaatataaaactcatTTGAAAATTCATACTTGATGGGAGCCATTTCATTATAAGACATACAACTGTACATGTTCAAATGCATTTGGACACACCGTATATTTAGATCTGGttatataaaaattgtatagCGAGTCATCTTTTTTGTTGTGTGATCACATCTGTTGTATATTGATTTGAAATTTAATTATCTATTCGTTGTAAAATATACGGAGCATTattgtcaaaatttacatttatgtttTCAAATAATTGATAAGCCTTGGTTCAGTTTGGTCGAACTGAATTGAACATGACTACCAACTGAAACTTTTTGGACATGAGAACATTGGCTGATCCTCCTGACCAAACCTTCTGGCATTGAAAACAAGGGATCGTTACTTTTGTAATTAAATGTTTGTAGCAAAACTTTAATCTTTATAGTGCATAAAATTTCTTACATACCAACTGAGCAATAGTTCACAGAGCAGCTAATTTTTCTGTTAGATTTATAATTCGATTTTTTAGTAGAAATCTAGCATCATTTTGTAGCATTCTGGCCTGCTTAAGggttaaaaacacatttttatggTATTAACAGCTGCAGATAACATTAAAGATTCTGGTTTCAATGCTTGTTTAAGAATGGAAAACATTTTGTATATGCTGTCAACATGTACAGGCTACCCTCTGTGCTTTAAAGGTCATTTTTTACGTTGCAGTTATACAGAGTGTATAAGCCGCAACCACTGATTTTCCTTTGTTTAACacacagtaaaacctctatttgaaagccacttttatttgagcgccacctctatttgactctCTATTTAATATTCACTggtctttacgaacccataatagcaagttatCAGTCAAAAAATTAGAtagggtttaatgatcgagctctgttgcaatcgtgctagcctgggtttcggagctaacacaattttcgcggggcggtcgcgttgccttgttaggctTTGGAAAACACGGCTCACTGTtgtcgtttcattagctcagtCAGTAGACCCTGCGGTTCGCAATAGTAAGCTGACATTCTACAATGTATAATGTGTATTATGTGTTCTACTTCTACAATGTCGCTTCTACTTTGTGTCCTCTGTTCGGCAGAGTGGCATTAATGCCTCCTCGGGCTCATCACTTTTCCTAAATGGTTTTCACAATTGTCAAAGTATCAAATcgagttaaataaaaaaatattctaatGAAACATCGTGTGTGGATGCATTTGTTACTTAATTcgatggcgttgctttcaaagtttaaaaaagccAACAAGCTATGAGTTACAATGCGGTCTTAAATATGCCGTAACAATGCCTGCTAATACATTGTAAGGTGTCtctgaaaataattttaatttttcaacagAATGTTCATGTCTTCATATCAGTTTATAAACTACCTTGTGGGCAACTCTAAAACCAAAATGTTGGACTTGGACTTTAGCAACTTCAGATCGAAGTGCAGCTTTTATAATTATGatgatcgatcttctcaggCACATCATCACTGAAGCCATGGCAACCACTGCGGCAACAATGAAATAATTCTCATTTGttcaatataattattattttaccaTTGTATGGGTAATTTTCTATTGATTACTTTATATTATGGATTTGTAAAGATCAAAAGACTAATTTGATTTTCGAGATTAATTTCAAAGTTTCGGTTTAATAGAGGTAACATTCATCTAAAGGGTGCAACTGTATTTTTCAGCCCTCTTCTTGTATTGGTGTTCTGATAGAGCTGGCGTTCAAGTCAAGGTGGTgctcaaatagagattttatgATGAGTATGCTCTTTTAAGATGCATAAGCAATAATTTTTCTTGTGCTATTTAGAATGTTTTGGTCTTACATTATCTAATATAATGGTTACCTTGAGCACTATGAGCACCTCTGAGGTATTGGTTAAGTAACCTCAAGTTGTTTTGAATGGTATCCAAGCTAAGTTCTATAGTTAATGATGAGTTAGGACATTTAACAGTCATTTTAAGGCTGGAAGATTGATGCGATCATTTGTCCTTGGCCAGGTGAAGTTATACACATGGTAGTAGAGCAAATGTCTGTAGTTCATCAGTTTCTCTAAAGTGTTCACTTTACTACTACAATATGTAGCGCTTAGAATGGTGGTATTCTTGAGAACCCAATTTGCAATCTGATTTTCAAATTAGAGAGATGTATATTTTGAATAGCTCtcattctctctttttttcttaaaGCACAATCAACAGATTACACTGTATTTTAATGACAACTCCTATTCTGAATTTAAAACTTAGACATTCTAGCTATAGCATCTAATGTAGAAGTAGTGATTGTGTAGGGGACCGTGCTGATGTAGCATCTGGTGTCTCCCACGGGCAACTTTCATAGACAGTCTGGTCATAGTATATGGTGGTACTTGCTCCGGTGATGGAATCGCTGAATAGTCCACACCAAGAGGCACCTTGTTGGGTGGTTTTGCTTTAGCAGTTGATGGCTTGTTAGCagttttgcaacattttttccAGTTGAAGCATATGCTGGTTCATTGTGTAGAAATAGAATTGCTGGATAGCCACACTGTTACGTCTTGTAATAAAAAGCAATAAGCAAATTCAACATTGCAAGTAGACAGCTTCATTAGCAGTTGAACCACAGTTAAAGGTACGAACACACTATCTTTCTAATCAACGCTTACCCGAGCAATGAACTGCAACGATTAGCTGTTTTCACGGTGTACGCACTGCTGCGCCGAACTATTACCAATGCCAATATAGACTATGCTTTGCACATGTGTTAAAAGTCCATGCTCGATAAAATGCCAACTTGACAATTAGAGTATTTATTTAAGGATTTAGCCTGGCCAGGTTTTACCATTACGATTTTCATAGTCACACATACTGCATACACATTCTACATAACTCAAACAGGTAAGATTCTCTCTGCAACGCTTCATTGTTTCTCTGtgggtctatgcatatcctcaGCTTGCAATTAAGCTTCTTTGCCACTACCATGTTGCTTTCCCAAGGAGTGGGTGATACACCCACAGCCTCAATTACCTTTTTCTTCACCATAACATCTAGCTCAGCTTTAACTTCTGTGTGTATAGCATGTGGCACGCGGCGCACTGGTGAGGCGTGTGGTCTGACTTCTTCTGCCACTTTCAAGTGTTGAACACCAGGTAGAGAACCGAACTCGTCGTCAAAAACACCTGGAAATACTTTAAAGATGTCAATCTGATTGCCCGTATTTATAGTATTGATATTTCCTTGGGTAATTGTTACCATGCCCATTGCCACCGAAGCTCTTAAGCCTAAAATGAGTGATCGTTCTTTGTCTACAATGTGAAACATCACTTTGtacttttagttgtttttagAATTACGAACCATTATCCTAGCGGTACCCAAGACTGTCTGCACATCGTTGGTCCATTAAGTTAGTATTGTTTTGTCTGCTGTGATTGGTACCCCCTGTGGTAACATATCCTGTCTCAAGATATTGACAGTCGAGCCACTGTCTACCTGAAACTTGGCCTCTGCGCCTGAGTCTATCAAAACCAAGCGTGCAAAAACCTTGGAGAGCTGCTTTTCGTTGTGATCTGGTCTATTGATTTATGATCACTACTCTTCCCTGCTATTGTATGTGTCGATGCATGTGCACCAGCTTTCTTTTTAAGACAGACAGCTTCGAAATGATTTTCTGCTTTGCAAAAATTTCAAATCTTGCCAAAAGCTTTGCAAGGTTTCTTCCTGGTGGCATGCCGTTTGCCACAGTATTTTCAGTCCACCGACCTAATTGCCGATTTTGTGTCTTTAAAGGAACGATGACTTTTCTTTAAGCTTTCATTGACATTACCTGCTTCCTCTGCTTGTATCTTTTGAAGAGTAATAGTAGCACGTTTCTCACTCTTACATAGCTTAATTACAGACTCAAGCTTTGCTCAGTAGAAGCCAGCAGTATTCTTCATGTGTCATTGTTTTAAATGCCTAACACAAGTCTGTTGCGCAGCATGCTATCCTTCAACTCTTCAAAGTTGCACACTTTTTCCAGACTGCGCAGTCTTGCTAAGAAAGTGTCGAAATTCTCTCCCTCCTTCTCGTCAGCAGTACCAAACACAAATTCATGGTACAGTTCATTCTTTGTTCCAGCACAATGTGACTCAAGAATATCTAGTACTTGTGTAACAGTTGTGTGTTATTTTTCAATAGATTCTACTAGCTTTACTGCGGGTTCACCAACTGTGTATAGTAACAGCGCAGCACGGTAGTCCTCGCCTTCCTTGCTTAATTTACTTACTATAGCATATCTCTCCTATTGTTTCTTGAACACCCGAAATGCTTCTTCACGATGTTCATCTAACAACAGTGCATTAAGAGGGTCAAACCTGTGAGCCATGGCTTAGTATAAGTCTTTCAGATCTTCTGTAActagattttttatttattttcattagcTTAAATTAGCATCGTACTCGTTTGCATCAGGATGGTGGTAGTATATTCAGTAGTACTTAGtatatttgtagtatattcATATACCCGTTCACTTCAGATACCAAAGGCCACGCTGAGAAGGGCTAGAGAGTGCCTCTACTAGCCTGGAATGACCGGTGAAATTGAGAATTTTATAGCCCAATGTGACATTTGTCAAAGATATAGTGCAAGACAACAGAACCAACCCATGATGAGGACAAACCTACCAGAGCGTCCATGGCAGATTGTGTCTAGTTATCTCTTCACATGTGATGAAAAAGAGTATATGGTCACTGTCAGCCACTAAAACAACTTTATTGAAGTGGATAGAGTTCAGTCAAAAGACGCTAGAACtatagtaaataaattaaaaggacACCTGGCTCGATATGGTCTTACTGAAACTCCTATAACT from Watersipora subatra chromosome 2, tzWatSuba1.1, whole genome shotgun sequence encodes:
- the LOC137388038 gene encoding zinc finger protein 883-like, which encodes MVKQFWNVNHFAKLVGQKLSIYCIGQDCGQKSFQRGKNDISGRLLCTTAVKTKTKGLTARTPLHCEICSASFARRSQLSTHMRTHTGEKPFQCKICSSQFAHRHNLTGHMRIHTGEKPFQCHMCSRRFSENVHLKRHMRAHTGEKPFQCKICSSSFVHTANLTRHMRTHTGEKPFQCKICSSRFAHRHHLISHMRTHTGEKTFQCKICGSSFVHNSNLTRHMKTHTGEKPFQCKICTSQFARHHHLTAHMKTHTGKKPFQCKICSSRFALRHNLTRHVKTHTGEKPFQCKICSSRFALRHHLISHMRTHTRGKPIQC